The following are from one region of the Nicotiana tabacum cultivar K326 chromosome 3, ASM71507v2, whole genome shotgun sequence genome:
- the LOC107791485 gene encoding 2-succinylbenzoate--CoA ligase, chloroplastic/peroxisomal isoform X1, with the protein MANYSKAHVCQCLSRLLTVGRNSTVMIMGERRKTGMEFVDGVLGLAHGLLQLGLKPGDVVAISALNSDLYLEWLLAVAYVGGITAPFNYRWSLEEARTALQVAKPTMLVHDATCNFWKFESYDDSVPSLRWKVLMDNPSVVNSTKIGLTTKQLKRSFKRHLVADCLWAPQEAAIICFTSGTTGRPKGVTISHSALVVQSLAKIAIVGYGEDDVYLHTAPLCHIGGISSALAMLMAGGCHILLPKFEAKLAIESIEQHNVTSFITVPAMMSDVISFYRTKHISVGSKSVRKILNGAGGLSSDLIKNAIEIFPRAKILSAYGMTEACSSLTFMTLYDPTKESCVQNSCANSSNLAHKPDGICVGKPAPHIEIRIAGDDSSCIGRILTRGPHVMLGYWGQMPSKNSSPTDESWLDTGDIGHIDDCGNVWLIGRLKGRIKSGGENVYPEEVEAVLSQHPGISASVVIGLPDSRLTEMVIASIRLKDNWQWTDSSSDHPVNKKEHCLSSTLLQNFCRAKNLTGFKIPKNFVLWKNQFPVTTTGKLRRDQVRAELMSYKQLQPSRL; encoded by the exons ATGGCTAATTACTCGAAGGCCCACGTCTGCCAGTGTTTGAGCCGGCTGCTGACAGTTGGCCGGAACTCAACGGTGATGATAATGGGAGAAAGGAGGAAGACAGGCATGGAATTTGTTGACGGAGTTTTGGGCCTGGCCCATGGGCTTCTTCAGCTGGGCCTTAAGCCCGGTGATGTAGTTGCCATTTCTGCTCTTAACAG TGATCTGTACTTGGAGTGGTTACTCGCAGTGGCGTATGTAGGAGGAATTACTGCACCTTTCAATTACCGTTGG AGCTTGGAAGAAGCAAGAACAGCTCTTCAGGTAGCAAAGCCAACAATGTTGGTCCACGACGCAACCTGTAATTTCTGGAAGTTCGAGTCCTATGATGATTCTGTGCCTTCTCTGAGGTGGAAAGTCCTAATGGATAATCCTAGTGTGGTTAATAGCACTAAGATTG GATTAACTACTAAACAGCTTAAACGAAGTTTTAAAAGGCATTTAGTAGCAGACTGCCTGTGGGCACCTCAGGAAGCTGCTATAATATGCTTTACCTCAG GAACCACCGGGAGGCCAAAGGGAGTTACCATAAGCCATTCAGCTTTGGTGGTGCAATCCCTTGCAAAAATTGCGATTGTTGGTTACGGTGAGGATGAT GTCTATTTACACACTGCACCATTGTGCCACATTGGTGGTATATCATCAGCCTTGGCCATGTTAATGGCAGGAGGTTGTCATATTCTACTACCAAAGTTTGAAGCTAAATTGGCTATTGAATCCATAGAGCAGCATAATGTTACTTCTTTTATCACAGTTCCAGCTATGATGTCTGATGTAATCTCTTTTTATAG GACAAAGCACATATCTGTAGGGTCCAAATCTGTGAGGAAGATTCTTAATGGAGCTGGGGGTCTTTCATCTGATCTTATCAAAAATGCGATTGAGATTTTCCCAAGGGCTAAAATTCTTTCAGCCTATG GAATGACCGAGGCATGTTCTTCTCTAACTTTCATGACTCTTTATGACCCGACGAAAGAGAGTTGTGTCCAGAATTCTTGTGCCAATAGCTCCAATTTGGCACATAAACCAGATGGTATCTGTGTTGGAAAGCCTGCTCCACATATTGAAATAAGGATTGCTGGGGATGATTCATCTTGTATAGGGAGGATTTTGACACGAGGACCCCATGTAATGCTTGGATACTGGGGTCAAATGCCAAGCAAGAATTCTTCTCCAACTGATGAAAGTTGGCTTGACACTGGTGATATAGGGCATATAGATGATTGTGGAAATGTCTGGCTCATTGGGCGTTTGAAGGGTCGAATAAAGAGTGGGGGCGAGAATGTTTATCCGGAAGAG GTGGAAGCTGTCTTATCCCAACATCCAGGGATATCTGCTAGTGTTGTTATTGGGCTTCCTGACTCTCGCTTGACCGAGATGGTCATTGCCTCTATTAGGCTCAAAGACAATTGGCAGTGGACAGATTCCAGTTCTGATCATCCGGTTAACAAGAAGGAGCATTGTCTTTCCAGCACTCTCCTCCAGAACTTCTGTAGAGCGAAAAATTTGACGGg GTTCAAAATACCCAAGAATTTTGTATTGTGGAAAAATCAATTTCCAGTGACAACAACAGGGAAATTAAGAAGAGATCAAGTCAGAGCAGAACTTATGTCTTATAAGCAGTTACAGCCCAGCAGACTGTGA
- the LOC107791480 gene encoding caffeoylshikimate esterase-like: MSHPIFQANENSPYGDLTREEFYKQQKIMHKESFMLNKQNMKIYTQSWQSESSNQLRGLVGMIHGYTSESSWLFELNAVAMAKAGFFVCALDLQGHGYSEGSPGYIPSIQPLVEDCIQYFDSARANHPKLPAFLYGESLGGAIATLICLRQNTIWKGLVLSGPMCGVSKKYKPVWPLEKLLPLAAFVAPSWRIVITKPPGSKSYKEGWKRKMVSKSPNRVASQKPPAATALELLKVCEYIQRNSHELEVPLLILQGGDDKVCDPEAATLVYESAGSKDKTMKIFPGMWHQLIGEPNESVELVFNTMLSWLEVRADLAKI; the protein is encoded by the coding sequence ATGTCTCACCCTATTTTCCAAGCTAATGAGAACAGCCCTTACGGAGACCTAACAAGAGAAGAGTTTTACAAGCAACAGAAAATCATGCATAAAGAAAGCTTCATGTTAAACAAACAGAACATGAAGATATACACTCAATCTTGGCAGTCTGAATCAAGTAATCAGTTAAGAGGTCTTGTGGGCATGATTCATGGTTATACATCCGAAAGCAGCTGGCTTTTTGAGCTAAATGCAGTAGCAATGGCGAAAGCTGGATTTTTCGTTTGTGCTCTTGACCTACAAGGTCACGGTTACTCAGAAGGCTCACCTGGCTACATTCCAAGTATTCAACCCTTAGTCGAAGACTGCATACAGTACTTCGACTCTGCTCGCGCCAATCACCCGAAGCTCCCAGCTTTCCTGTATGGTGAGTCATTAGGTGGTGCAATTGCTACACTCATATGTCTAAGGCAAAATACTATATGGAAAGGTTTAGTTTTAAGTGGACCAATGTGTGGAGTGTCAAAGAAATACAAACCTGTTTGGCCACTGGAGAAGCTACTACCATTGGCCGCCTTTGTAGCACCATCTTGGAGGATTGTGATCACCAAACCACCTGGATCTAAATCATACAAGGAGGGATGGAAGAGAAAAATGGTCTCAAAAAGTCCGAATCGCGTGGCTTCCCAGAAGCCACCAGCTGCCACTGCATTAGAGCTTCTGAAAGTCTGTGAATATATACAGAGGAACTCGCATGAACTAGAAGTCCCTTTGCTGATTCTTCAAGGTGGGGATGATAAGGTATGTGATCCTGAAGCTGCTACGCTTGTGTATGAATCAGCAGGAAGTAAAGATAAGACTATGAAGATTTTCCCAGGAATGTGGCACCAATTGATAGGTGAACCAAATGAAAGTGTGGAGCTTGTTTTCAATACTATGTTGTCATGGCTTGAGGTGAGAGCAGACTTGGCAAAAATCTAA
- the LOC107791485 gene encoding 2-succinylbenzoate--CoA ligase, chloroplastic/peroxisomal isoform X2, whose translation MNLYLGIVISDLYLEWLLAVAYVGGITAPFNYRWSLEEARTALQVAKPTMLVHDATCNFWKFESYDDSVPSLRWKVLMDNPSVVNSTKIGLTTKQLKRSFKRHLVADCLWAPQEAAIICFTSGTTGRPKGVTISHSALVVQSLAKIAIVGYGEDDVYLHTAPLCHIGGISSALAMLMAGGCHILLPKFEAKLAIESIEQHNVTSFITVPAMMSDVISFYRTKHISVGSKSVRKILNGAGGLSSDLIKNAIEIFPRAKILSAYGMTEACSSLTFMTLYDPTKESCVQNSCANSSNLAHKPDGICVGKPAPHIEIRIAGDDSSCIGRILTRGPHVMLGYWGQMPSKNSSPTDESWLDTGDIGHIDDCGNVWLIGRLKGRIKSGGENVYPEEVEAVLSQHPGISASVVIGLPDSRLTEMVIASIRLKDNWQWTDSSSDHPVNKKEHCLSSTLLQNFCRAKNLTGFKIPKNFVLWKNQFPVTTTGKLRRDQVRAELMSYKQLQPSRL comes from the exons ATGAATTTATATCTGGGAATAGTCATAAG TGATCTGTACTTGGAGTGGTTACTCGCAGTGGCGTATGTAGGAGGAATTACTGCACCTTTCAATTACCGTTGG AGCTTGGAAGAAGCAAGAACAGCTCTTCAGGTAGCAAAGCCAACAATGTTGGTCCACGACGCAACCTGTAATTTCTGGAAGTTCGAGTCCTATGATGATTCTGTGCCTTCTCTGAGGTGGAAAGTCCTAATGGATAATCCTAGTGTGGTTAATAGCACTAAGATTG GATTAACTACTAAACAGCTTAAACGAAGTTTTAAAAGGCATTTAGTAGCAGACTGCCTGTGGGCACCTCAGGAAGCTGCTATAATATGCTTTACCTCAG GAACCACCGGGAGGCCAAAGGGAGTTACCATAAGCCATTCAGCTTTGGTGGTGCAATCCCTTGCAAAAATTGCGATTGTTGGTTACGGTGAGGATGAT GTCTATTTACACACTGCACCATTGTGCCACATTGGTGGTATATCATCAGCCTTGGCCATGTTAATGGCAGGAGGTTGTCATATTCTACTACCAAAGTTTGAAGCTAAATTGGCTATTGAATCCATAGAGCAGCATAATGTTACTTCTTTTATCACAGTTCCAGCTATGATGTCTGATGTAATCTCTTTTTATAG GACAAAGCACATATCTGTAGGGTCCAAATCTGTGAGGAAGATTCTTAATGGAGCTGGGGGTCTTTCATCTGATCTTATCAAAAATGCGATTGAGATTTTCCCAAGGGCTAAAATTCTTTCAGCCTATG GAATGACCGAGGCATGTTCTTCTCTAACTTTCATGACTCTTTATGACCCGACGAAAGAGAGTTGTGTCCAGAATTCTTGTGCCAATAGCTCCAATTTGGCACATAAACCAGATGGTATCTGTGTTGGAAAGCCTGCTCCACATATTGAAATAAGGATTGCTGGGGATGATTCATCTTGTATAGGGAGGATTTTGACACGAGGACCCCATGTAATGCTTGGATACTGGGGTCAAATGCCAAGCAAGAATTCTTCTCCAACTGATGAAAGTTGGCTTGACACTGGTGATATAGGGCATATAGATGATTGTGGAAATGTCTGGCTCATTGGGCGTTTGAAGGGTCGAATAAAGAGTGGGGGCGAGAATGTTTATCCGGAAGAG GTGGAAGCTGTCTTATCCCAACATCCAGGGATATCTGCTAGTGTTGTTATTGGGCTTCCTGACTCTCGCTTGACCGAGATGGTCATTGCCTCTATTAGGCTCAAAGACAATTGGCAGTGGACAGATTCCAGTTCTGATCATCCGGTTAACAAGAAGGAGCATTGTCTTTCCAGCACTCTCCTCCAGAACTTCTGTAGAGCGAAAAATTTGACGGg GTTCAAAATACCCAAGAATTTTGTATTGTGGAAAAATCAATTTCCAGTGACAACAACAGGGAAATTAAGAAGAGATCAAGTCAGAGCAGAACTTATGTCTTATAAGCAGTTACAGCCCAGCAGACTGTGA
- the LOC107791485 gene encoding 2-succinylbenzoate--CoA ligase, chloroplastic/peroxisomal isoform X3 has product MQSLEEARTALQVAKPTMLVHDATCNFWKFESYDDSVPSLRWKVLMDNPSVVNSTKIGLTTKQLKRSFKRHLVADCLWAPQEAAIICFTSGTTGRPKGVTISHSALVVQSLAKIAIVGYGEDDVYLHTAPLCHIGGISSALAMLMAGGCHILLPKFEAKLAIESIEQHNVTSFITVPAMMSDVISFYRTKHISVGSKSVRKILNGAGGLSSDLIKNAIEIFPRAKILSAYGMTEACSSLTFMTLYDPTKESCVQNSCANSSNLAHKPDGICVGKPAPHIEIRIAGDDSSCIGRILTRGPHVMLGYWGQMPSKNSSPTDESWLDTGDIGHIDDCGNVWLIGRLKGRIKSGGENVYPEEVEAVLSQHPGISASVVIGLPDSRLTEMVIASIRLKDNWQWTDSSSDHPVNKKEHCLSSTLLQNFCRAKNLTGFKIPKNFVLWKNQFPVTTTGKLRRDQVRAELMSYKQLQPSRL; this is encoded by the exons ATGCAGAGCTTGGAAGAAGCAAGAACAGCTCTTCAGGTAGCAAAGCCAACAATGTTGGTCCACGACGCAACCTGTAATTTCTGGAAGTTCGAGTCCTATGATGATTCTGTGCCTTCTCTGAGGTGGAAAGTCCTAATGGATAATCCTAGTGTGGTTAATAGCACTAAGATTG GATTAACTACTAAACAGCTTAAACGAAGTTTTAAAAGGCATTTAGTAGCAGACTGCCTGTGGGCACCTCAGGAAGCTGCTATAATATGCTTTACCTCAG GAACCACCGGGAGGCCAAAGGGAGTTACCATAAGCCATTCAGCTTTGGTGGTGCAATCCCTTGCAAAAATTGCGATTGTTGGTTACGGTGAGGATGAT GTCTATTTACACACTGCACCATTGTGCCACATTGGTGGTATATCATCAGCCTTGGCCATGTTAATGGCAGGAGGTTGTCATATTCTACTACCAAAGTTTGAAGCTAAATTGGCTATTGAATCCATAGAGCAGCATAATGTTACTTCTTTTATCACAGTTCCAGCTATGATGTCTGATGTAATCTCTTTTTATAG GACAAAGCACATATCTGTAGGGTCCAAATCTGTGAGGAAGATTCTTAATGGAGCTGGGGGTCTTTCATCTGATCTTATCAAAAATGCGATTGAGATTTTCCCAAGGGCTAAAATTCTTTCAGCCTATG GAATGACCGAGGCATGTTCTTCTCTAACTTTCATGACTCTTTATGACCCGACGAAAGAGAGTTGTGTCCAGAATTCTTGTGCCAATAGCTCCAATTTGGCACATAAACCAGATGGTATCTGTGTTGGAAAGCCTGCTCCACATATTGAAATAAGGATTGCTGGGGATGATTCATCTTGTATAGGGAGGATTTTGACACGAGGACCCCATGTAATGCTTGGATACTGGGGTCAAATGCCAAGCAAGAATTCTTCTCCAACTGATGAAAGTTGGCTTGACACTGGTGATATAGGGCATATAGATGATTGTGGAAATGTCTGGCTCATTGGGCGTTTGAAGGGTCGAATAAAGAGTGGGGGCGAGAATGTTTATCCGGAAGAG GTGGAAGCTGTCTTATCCCAACATCCAGGGATATCTGCTAGTGTTGTTATTGGGCTTCCTGACTCTCGCTTGACCGAGATGGTCATTGCCTCTATTAGGCTCAAAGACAATTGGCAGTGGACAGATTCCAGTTCTGATCATCCGGTTAACAAGAAGGAGCATTGTCTTTCCAGCACTCTCCTCCAGAACTTCTGTAGAGCGAAAAATTTGACGGg GTTCAAAATACCCAAGAATTTTGTATTGTGGAAAAATCAATTTCCAGTGACAACAACAGGGAAATTAAGAAGAGATCAAGTCAGAGCAGAACTTATGTCTTATAAGCAGTTACAGCCCAGCAGACTGTGA